From the Gymnogyps californianus isolate 813 chromosome 2, ASM1813914v2, whole genome shotgun sequence genome, one window contains:
- the C2H5orf22 gene encoding UPF0489 protein C5orf22 homolog, with product MNGRGPVAGSGARSRGGCLRAYSALPVWVVEDHQDVLPFIYRAIGSKHLPASNISFVHLDSHPDLLIPVNMPADTVFDKEALFSELSIENWIMPAVYAGHISQVVWLHPPWAQQISEGKHHFLIGKDISTTTIRVTGTDHYFLSDGLYVPADQLENQKPLNLHVILISPTEASNSREENGEVVSAKRLKLNTDDTASTASASSSVAPGDLDHSTPSLKKKEVQNASALNKAETLSECSASGSLRNSECPIREVVKDVCQILQKGDAYVLDIDLDFFSVKNPFKEMYTQTEYELLQELYNFKKPHRNATEEGLLDCVENRVHQLEDLEAAFADLCDSDDEETLQKWASYPGMKPLVQLVHSLKTRMESPDYEMVHQAGLTCDYMELPHHVSTEEEIEGLIQSIKVLLKDMPKPTLVTVARSSLDDYCPSEQVDVIQEKVLSLLSSVYGTLDVHLDHLSTSSS from the exons cggggcccgGTCCCGCGGGGGCTGCCTGCGGGCCTACTCGGCGCTGCCGGTGTGGGTGGTGGAGGACCACCAGGAC GTGCTGCCTTTCATCTATCGTGCCATTGGTTCAAAGCATCTTCCTGCCAGTAACATCAGCTTTGTTCATCTTGATTCCCATCCAGACCTTCTCATTCCTGTGAATATGCCTGCAGACACTGTATTTGACAAAGAAGCTCTTTTTAG TGAATTAAGTATTGAGAACTGGATTATGCCTGCTGTTTATGCTGGCCATATTTCTCAAGTAGTGTGGCTTCACCCACCATGGGCTCAGCAGatctcagaaggaaaacacCATTTTTTAATTGGGAAAGACATATCAACAACTACCATCAG GGTTACAGGTACAGATCATTACTTTTTAAGTGATGGTCTTTATGTCCCTGCTGATCAGCTAGAAAACCAGAAGCCTTTAAATTTGCATGTCATTCTCATCAGTCCTACTGAAGCATCAAACAGCCGGGAAGAAAATGGCGAAGTAGTATCTGCTAAGAGACTGAAGCTAAATACAGATGACACAGCAAGCACCGCTTCTGCCTCTTCATCAGTGGCTCCTGGTGACCTTGATCACAGCACCCCaagtctgaagaaaaaggaagtacaAAATGCAAGTGCCCTGAACAAGGCAGAAACATTGTCAGAGTGCTCAGCATCAGGCTCTCTCAGAAACAGTGAATGCCCAATAAGGGAAGTTGTTAAAGATGTCTGCCAAATACTGCAGAAAGGGGATGCATATGTTTTAGACATtgacttagattttttttcagttaaaaatccGTTCAAAGAAATGTACACACAG acagaataTGAGCTTTTGCAAGAGTTGTACAATTTCAAGAAGCCTCATAGAAATGCAACAGAG GAGGGCTTGCTGGATTGTGTTGAAAACCGTGTTCATCAGCTAGAAGATCTGGAAGCAGCATTTGCAGATTTGTGTGACAGTGATGACGAGGAGACCCTACAGAAGTGGGCTTCATATCCTGG AATGAAGCCACTTGTTCAACTAGTTCACAGTTTGAAAACCAGGATGGAAAGCCCAGACTACGAAATG GTCCATCAGGCTGGTCTGACCTGTGATTATATGGAGCTTCCTCACCATGTTAGCACTGAAGAGGAGATTGAAGGCCTCATACAATCCATTAAAGTTCTACTAAAAGATATGCCTAAGCCCACGCTTGTGACAGTTGCTCG ATCAAGTTTGGATGACTATTGCCCTTCAGAGCAGGTTGATGTCATTCAAGAGAAGGTTCTCAGTTTACTAAGTTCGGTGTATGGCACCCTGGATGTGCACTTAGATCACTTAAGCACCTCATCTTCATAG